A DNA window from Mucilaginibacter xinganensis contains the following coding sequences:
- a CDS encoding co-chaperone GroES, protein MSLNIKPIGDRVVVEAAPAEEKTASGIIIPDTAKEKPQRGTIVAVGDGKVDEPLTVKVGDQVLYGKYAGTEITYEGKEYLIMRETDIYAVL, encoded by the coding sequence ATGTCATTAAACATTAAACCTATCGGAGACAGGGTAGTAGTGGAAGCTGCTCCGGCCGAAGAGAAAACTGCTTCGGGAATTATAATCCCGGATACTGCAAAAGAAAAACCTCAACGCGGAACCATAGTTGCTGTAGGCGACGGTAAAGTTGATGAGCCTTTAACTGTTAAGGTTGGTGACCAGGTTTTATATGGTAAATATGCCGGTACTGAAATTACCTACGAAGGCAAAGAGTATTTAATTATGCGCGAAACTGATATTTACGCGGTATTATAA
- the groL gene encoding chaperonin GroEL (60 kDa chaperone family; promotes refolding of misfolded polypeptides especially under stressful conditions; forms two stacked rings of heptamers to form a barrel-shaped 14mer; ends can be capped by GroES; misfolded proteins enter the barrel where they are refolded when GroES binds), with amino-acid sequence MSKQVKYNVEARDALKRGVDILANAVKVTLGPKGRHVIIDKKFGSPAITKDGVTVAKEIELKDPIENMGAQMVKEVASKTADIAGDGTTTATVLAQAIVTAGIKNVAAGANPMDLKRGIDKAVAKVVENLKAQSQTIGEDNNKIKQVASISANNDEVIGSLIAEAMEKVGKDGVITVEEAKGTETEVKTVEGMQFDRGYLSPYFVTNADKMEVELENPYILIYDKKISSMKELLPILEKQVQTGKPLLIIAEDLDGEALATLVVNKIRGSLKVAAVKAPGFGDRRKAMLEDIAILTGGTVISEERGYKLENADLTYLGTAEKIIVDKDNTTVINGAGKSEEIQSRVSQIKSQIESTTSDYDKEKLQERLAKLSGGVAVLYIGAASEVEMKEKKDRVDDALHATRAAVEEGIVAGGGVAFIRAVESLKDLKGANEDENTGIQIIRRAIEEPLRQICENAGIEGSIVVQKVKEGTADFGYNARTDKYENLIGAGVIDPTKVGRVALENAASIAAMLLTTECVLADDPEDAPAGGPPMGGGGMGGMM; translated from the coding sequence ATGTCAAAACAAGTTAAATACAATGTTGAAGCACGCGATGCTCTTAAACGCGGTGTTGATATTTTAGCTAACGCAGTTAAAGTAACATTAGGCCCCAAAGGTCGTCACGTAATTATTGATAAAAAATTCGGTTCACCTGCAATTACTAAAGATGGTGTTACCGTAGCAAAAGAAATTGAGCTTAAAGATCCTATCGAAAACATGGGTGCTCAAATGGTAAAAGAAGTTGCATCAAAAACTGCTGATATTGCAGGTGATGGTACTACTACTGCTACTGTATTAGCCCAGGCTATTGTTACTGCAGGTATTAAAAACGTTGCTGCTGGTGCAAACCCAATGGATTTGAAACGCGGTATTGATAAAGCGGTTGCCAAAGTTGTTGAAAACTTAAAAGCGCAGTCGCAAACAATTGGCGAAGACAATAACAAAATCAAACAGGTAGCTTCTATTTCGGCTAACAATGATGAAGTTATCGGTTCGTTAATTGCTGAGGCAATGGAAAAAGTTGGTAAAGACGGAGTAATTACTGTTGAAGAAGCCAAAGGAACTGAAACTGAAGTTAAAACTGTTGAAGGTATGCAGTTTGACCGCGGTTACCTTTCCCCATACTTTGTAACCAACGCTGATAAAATGGAAGTTGAGTTGGAAAACCCATACATCCTGATCTACGACAAAAAAATATCTTCAATGAAAGAGTTATTGCCGATTCTTGAAAAACAAGTTCAAACCGGCAAACCGCTTTTAATTATTGCTGAAGATTTAGATGGTGAAGCATTAGCTACATTAGTAGTTAACAAGATTCGCGGCTCACTGAAAGTTGCTGCTGTTAAAGCACCAGGCTTTGGTGATCGTCGTAAAGCAATGTTGGAAGACATCGCTATCCTTACCGGTGGTACTGTAATTTCTGAAGAAAGAGGTTACAAACTTGAAAATGCTGATCTTACTTACTTAGGTACAGCAGAAAAGATCATTGTTGATAAAGATAATACTACTGTTATCAATGGTGCAGGTAAATCAGAAGAGATCCAGTCTCGCGTAAGCCAGATCAAATCTCAGATTGAATCTACCACATCTGATTACGATAAAGAAAAACTACAGGAGCGTTTAGCTAAATTATCAGGCGGTGTTGCTGTGTTATACATAGGTGCAGCTTCTGAAGTTGAAATGAAAGAGAAGAAAGACCGAGTTGACGATGCTTTACATGCAACCCGCGCGGCTGTTGAGGAAGGTATTGTTGCAGGTGGTGGTGTTGCTTTCATCCGTGCCGTTGAATCATTGAAAGACCTTAAAGGTGCTAACGAAGACGAAAATACTGGTATCCAGATCATTCGTCGTGCTATTGAAGAGCCGTTACGCCAGATCTGCGAAAACGCAGGTATCGAAGGTTCTATCGTGGTACAGAAAGTAAAAGAAGGTACAGCAGATTTCGGTTACAATGCACGTACTGATAAATACGAAAACCTGATTGGTGCGGGTGTTATTGATCCTACTAAAGTAGGTCGTGTAGCTTTAGAGAATGCAGCTTCAATTGCAGCAATGTTGTTAACAACAGAATGTGTATTGGCTGATGATCCTGAAGATGCTCCTGCTGGTGGTCCACCGATGGGTGGCGGCGGCATGGGCGGCATGATGTAA
- a CDS encoding LptE family protein — MRRVKGLAITLIGFIWVLQACTYKLSLNGASIPPNMKTIRVDFFENTAPLVVNNLSQLFTEALKSRIRNTTRLSIVTGEGADAVLSGTISDYNIAPVSVQATNNNTAPTADQTRLTITVNVKYVYDADKKLSFEQQFSKYKDFKGAIAPVEQALIADINKQLTEDIFNRAFANWD; from the coding sequence ATGAGGAGAGTAAAGGGGTTAGCAATTACGCTTATCGGTTTTATTTGGGTTTTACAGGCATGTACATATAAGCTAAGTTTAAACGGAGCTTCAATTCCGCCAAATATGAAAACCATAAGGGTTGACTTTTTTGAAAATACTGCTCCATTGGTTGTAAATAATTTAAGTCAGCTGTTTACTGAGGCGCTAAAAAGCCGGATAAGGAATACTACCCGCTTAAGTATTGTAACCGGCGAAGGGGCTGATGCAGTATTATCCGGCACAATTAGTGATTATAATATAGCGCCGGTATCGGTACAGGCCACAAATAATAACACAGCGCCCACTGCCGATCAAACCCGTTTAACTATAACTGTAAACGTAAAATATGTATATGATGCCGATAAAAAGCTTAGTTTTGAACAACAGTTTTCAAAATATAAAGATTTTAAGGGCGCTATTGCCCCGGTTGAGCAAGCGTTGATAGCAGATATTAACAAGCAGCTAACCGAGGATATATTTAACAGGGCTTTTGCAAATTGGGATTAA
- a CDS encoding MiaB/RimO family radical SAM methylthiotransferase, with the protein MMDLLVPDKAHDESRQGEALLLEPINANNNGRKLYIESYGCAMNFSDSEIVASILSEKGFETTSDYKVADVIFINTCSIRENAEQRVRARLRDFAIAKVKNPGLVVGVLGCMAERLKSKFLEEEKLVDVVVGPDAYRDLPNLIEQVDGGQKAVNVLLSREETYADISPVRLNSNGINAFVSIMRGCDNMCSFCVVPFTRGRERSRDPQSIVAECHDLFNRGYREVTLLGQNVDSYKWKAEGQQTGAESEKPVLGMDLLDRVLASGEDFIELQNQVSHSGEGVTFANLLERVALISPELRVRFSTSHPKDITDDVLHTIAKYDNICNYIHLPIQSGNSRVLKLMNRTYNREWYMERVAAINRIIPECAISTDIITGFCTETEEEHQETLSIMDHVQFYFAYMFMYSERPGTLAAKRYADDIPEAVKKRRLQEVVAKQQQHSHERLKKLVGTTQKVLIEGFSRKSEKDYSGRSDQNTVVVFPVAEGYKPGEYVNVLVEKCTTATLIGSVVE; encoded by the coding sequence ATGATGGATTTGCTTGTTCCGGATAAAGCGCACGATGAAAGCAGACAAGGTGAGGCTTTGTTGTTGGAACCTATTAACGCCAATAATAACGGTCGTAAATTATACATTGAAAGCTATGGCTGTGCCATGAATTTCTCTGATAGTGAGATAGTAGCCTCAATTTTATCTGAAAAAGGGTTTGAAACCACATCAGACTATAAGGTAGCTGATGTTATATTTATAAATACCTGCTCCATCCGTGAGAACGCCGAACAGCGCGTGCGTGCCCGCCTGAGGGATTTTGCGATTGCCAAGGTGAAAAATCCCGGGCTGGTAGTAGGAGTACTTGGCTGTATGGCCGAACGGCTAAAATCAAAATTTTTGGAAGAAGAGAAGCTGGTTGATGTGGTTGTTGGACCTGATGCCTACCGTGACCTCCCTAACCTGATTGAGCAGGTGGACGGCGGCCAGAAAGCGGTGAATGTGCTTTTATCGCGCGAGGAGACTTATGCCGACATCAGTCCCGTGCGTTTAAACAGCAACGGGATTAATGCTTTTGTATCGATAATGCGGGGCTGTGACAATATGTGTTCGTTCTGTGTGGTGCCGTTTACGCGCGGCCGAGAGCGTAGTCGCGATCCGCAATCAATTGTTGCCGAATGCCATGATCTGTTTAACCGGGGTTACCGCGAGGTTACCCTGCTTGGGCAAAACGTTGATTCCTATAAATGGAAGGCCGAAGGCCAGCAAACAGGGGCAGAAAGCGAAAAACCGGTTTTAGGAATGGATCTGCTGGACAGGGTGCTTGCTTCGGGCGAGGATTTTATAGAATTACAAAACCAGGTATCGCATTCAGGCGAAGGTGTAACATTTGCTAACCTGTTAGAGAGGGTTGCATTAATAAGCCCTGAATTGCGCGTTCGCTTCTCGACTTCCCACCCTAAGGATATAACTGATGATGTGTTACATACCATTGCTAAGTATGATAACATTTGCAATTACATCCATCTGCCTATTCAATCAGGTAATAGCCGGGTGTTAAAATTAATGAATCGTACCTACAACCGCGAGTGGTATATGGAAAGGGTAGCGGCAATAAACCGTATTATTCCTGAGTGCGCCATATCAACTGATATCATTACCGGTTTCTGTACCGAAACAGAGGAGGAGCACCAGGAAACCCTGAGTATAATGGATCATGTGCAGTTTTATTTTGCCTACATGTTTATGTATTCGGAAAGGCCGGGAACCTTAGCCGCCAAGCGTTATGCCGATGATATTCCTGAAGCAGTGAAAAAGCGCCGCCTGCAGGAAGTAGTGGCCAAGCAGCAGCAGCACTCACATGAAAGGCTCAAAAAGTTGGTTGGCACAACCCAAAAAGTATTGATTGAGGGATTTTCAAGAAAATCAGAAAAAGATTATTCAGGCAGAAGCGATCAGAATACGGTAGTTGTTTTCCCGGTAGCGGAAGGTTATAAACCTGGAGAATATGTTAACGTATTGGTTGAAAAATGCACAACAGCAACGCTAATAGGTAGCGTAGTTGAATAA
- the secG gene encoding preprotein translocase subunit SecG produces the protein MYSLLLIIAIIVCVLLVLIVLIQNPKGGGLSSNFSSSSQLMGVQKTGDFLEKGTWILAISLMVLSMAINVAVKGGTEKSDNPQLKEQIDKASKPVAAPSTTPVTLPSAPATQKK, from the coding sequence ATGTATTCATTATTGTTGATCATAGCGATCATTGTGTGTGTCCTTTTAGTGCTAATCGTATTAATACAGAATCCTAAAGGCGGCGGTTTATCCTCAAATTTCTCAAGTTCATCTCAGTTAATGGGCGTACAGAAAACAGGCGACTTTTTAGAAAAAGGTACCTGGATCCTGGCTATCTCTTTAATGGTTTTATCAATGGCTATTAATGTTGCCGTAAAAGGCGGCACTGAAAAGAGCGATAACCCACAATTGAAAGAGCAGATTGACAAGGCTTCAAAACCGGTAGCTGCACCATCTACAACACCAGTAACCCTGCCATCGGCACCGGCTACACAAAAAAAATAA
- a CDS encoding sigma-54 interaction domain-containing protein codes for MEVQEIKQRFGIIGSSPLLNRAINIANQVAPTDISVLITGESGSGKEVFSHIIHQMSPRKHGPFIAVNCGAIPEGTIDSELFGHEKGAYTGAVGERKGYFETVNGGTIFLDEIAEMPLGTQARLLRVLESGQYIKVGSSKVEKTNVRVIAATNVDVYDAVKNGKFREDLYYRLNTVPLRIPPLRDRKEDIYLLFRKFTSDFTDKYRTPPIQLDEEAQQVLINYSWPGNVRQLKNMAEQLAVLERDRIITAQTLLTYIPLEMGGRNLPMRVENQPKEDFSERDILYKVLFDMKRDMVELKKLVADIIEHGGISINHANHSQAINQLYRDIELPNAPEAQFTLQQPVISNNNSNNANPYNITHDAEEVEESLSLIDKESDLIRKALKKHKGKRKLAANELGISERTLYRKIKELNL; via the coding sequence ATGGAAGTACAAGAAATTAAACAACGTTTCGGAATCATCGGCAGTTCGCCTTTGCTTAACCGGGCTATAAATATAGCTAACCAGGTAGCACCCACTGATATATCCGTTTTAATAACCGGGGAAAGTGGCAGTGGTAAGGAAGTGTTTTCGCATATTATCCACCAAATGAGCCCGCGTAAGCACGGGCCTTTTATTGCGGTAAACTGCGGAGCCATACCCGAGGGGACTATTGATTCGGAATTATTTGGGCACGAAAAAGGTGCCTATACCGGTGCAGTTGGCGAACGTAAGGGTTATTTTGAAACCGTAAACGGCGGTACCATTTTTTTAGATGAAATTGCTGAAATGCCGCTGGGCACACAGGCCCGACTGCTAAGGGTGCTTGAGTCGGGACAATATATAAAGGTAGGCTCATCAAAGGTTGAGAAAACCAATGTACGCGTAATAGCGGCTACCAACGTTGATGTTTACGATGCCGTAAAAAATGGCAAATTCAGGGAAGATCTTTACTATCGCTTAAACACGGTGCCGCTTCGTATTCCGCCGCTGCGGGACAGAAAGGAAGATATTTATTTGCTGTTCAGGAAATTTACTTCTGACTTTACCGATAAATACCGCACACCGCCTATTCAGCTGGATGAGGAGGCACAACAGGTACTCATTAATTACTCGTGGCCGGGCAACGTAAGGCAGCTTAAAAATATGGCTGAGCAATTGGCTGTGCTGGAGCGCGACAGGATTATCACCGCGCAAACACTGCTCACTTATATTCCGCTTGAAATGGGTGGTCGTAATTTGCCCATGCGTGTTGAGAACCAGCCCAAAGAGGATTTCTCTGAACGCGATATATTATACAAAGTGCTGTTTGATATGAAGCGCGATATGGTTGAACTGAAAAAACTGGTGGCCGATATTATCGAACACGGAGGTATTTCTATTAATCACGCCAACCACTCGCAGGCCATAAATCAGCTTTACCGGGATATTGAATTACCTAACGCGCCTGAAGCGCAATTTACTTTGCAGCAGCCCGTTATTAGCAATAATAACAGTAATAACGCCAATCCCTATAATATAACGCACGATGCCGAGGAGGTGGAAGAATCACTTTCACTGATAGATAAGGAATCAGACCTGATAAGGAAAGCATTAAAAAAACATAAGGGAAAGCGTAAGCTGGCGGCTAATGAGCTGGGTATTTCAGAAAGAACTTTGTACAGAAAAATAAAAGAATTAAATTTATAA
- a CDS encoding head GIN domain-containing protein: MKRIAYTLFAAVLLSSATLKASAQSEESRQVSGFNSIASGGAFDVHVKINGTESLKIQGDADAVKEIETKVEDGHLQVKFRHHDNWNHENYGPIHIYITAKSLSGLANAGSGSIKVEGTVSGDKVNVVLSGSGSISSAVKAGDFHVVLSGSGSINLTGSADETKISISGSGDVNGKEFKTNTASVAIAGSGNAHLGADKSISASIVGSGNVVYNGNATISDTRTVGSGRLSRQN; this comes from the coding sequence ATGAAAAGAATAGCATATACCTTATTTGCGGCTGTATTGCTTAGTTCAGCTACACTCAAAGCGTCAGCACAATCCGAAGAGTCGCGACAGGTTTCGGGATTTAATTCAATTGCATCCGGCGGCGCATTCGATGTTCATGTGAAAATCAACGGAACCGAAAGTCTAAAGATCCAGGGAGATGCGGATGCGGTTAAAGAAATTGAAACGAAAGTTGAGGACGGCCACCTGCAGGTAAAATTCAGGCACCATGATAATTGGAACCATGAAAACTATGGGCCGATTCATATTTATATTACTGCAAAATCATTGTCAGGCCTGGCAAATGCGGGTTCCGGCTCAATTAAGGTTGAAGGCACCGTTAGCGGGGACAAGGTCAATGTCGTATTAAGCGGCTCCGGAAGTATTTCATCGGCCGTAAAAGCTGGCGATTTCCACGTTGTGCTTAGTGGTTCAGGTTCAATTAACCTTACCGGAAGCGCTGACGAAACAAAGATCTCCATCAGCGGATCGGGCGATGTGAACGGTAAAGAATTTAAAACCAATACCGCAAGTGTCGCAATTGCCGGATCGGGCAATGCGCACCTGGGTGCTGACAAAAGCATTTCGGCTAGCATTGTAGGTTCGGGCAATGTGGTTTACAATGGCAATGCGACCATCAGTGATACCCGCACTGTTGGTTCAGGCAGGTTAAGCAGGCAGAATTAA